In a single window of the Bacteroidales bacterium genome:
- a CDS encoding type II toxin-antitoxin system VapC family toxin: MVVKSILIDTNTYIEFKKGNFETLKVFQKVKNIFICPIVTGELISGFIIGNREEHCRNEFLQFLSSKRIKTMVLDDSISEEFAQIYKELRQKGKPIPTNDIWIASFSRKYKIPLFSYDKHFKFIDNIQLITKPEDLDYFEKL; this comes from the coding sequence ATGGTAGTAAAATCTATACTTATTGATACAAATACGTACATTGAATTTAAAAAAGGCAATTTTGAAACCCTTAAAGTTTTTCAAAAGGTTAAAAATATTTTCATATGTCCTATTGTAACAGGTGAATTGATTTCCGGGTTTATTATTGGTAACAGAGAGGAACATTGCAGAAATGAATTTCTTCAGTTTTTATCTTCAAAAAGAATAAAAACTATGGTTCTTGATGATTCAATATCAGAAGAGTTTGCCCAAATTTATAAAGAATTAAGACAAAAAGGAAAGCCGATACCTACAAATGATATTTGGATAGCATCGTTTTCAAGAAAATACAAGATACCGTTATTTTCTTATGATAAGCATTTTAAGTTTATTGATAATATACAACTGATTACAAAACCGGAAGATTTAGATTATTTTGAAAAATTATAA